Proteins from a single region of Lysinibacillus sp. JNUCC-52:
- the fliD gene encoding flagellar filament capping protein FliD has translation MVNRIGGLASGMDIDSIVKKLMSAEKAPLNKLYQKKQTYEWQRDAYRSVNTKLKTFDTYISDNLILKSLISKTAASSNSNLVSAIATGSAAGSLSIEGVSQLATAGRKVGDQVSAVGSTKMADLGATGTIEFKAIQNNGQLASEATKIEITSDMTVNQFINKVNNSNAGISAVFENGRFSFTAKNTGDVKGDEEIKVTGGVDIFNKLGFADPSKVQTTEGKNAIFTVNGIATERTTNTFNISGYNVTLKETFNGVQTIADKYKAAVEEFKNATTNLANKQANLATKKGAYGASDINNYTTAHNQAYTDAFGGSLTFSQQVQYNKLGSDFWKGLANDEASFINDKLSAGQSVEDIRKAIDESGMSPEKIEKFQSLTDGELQALSSLDTTQLKAFKTQADYEQYGIILKDFDQNAIDALKRFPYNANDSIDKIHKDIDDNTEFSQEVKDALKSLSKDDLTNLIATDSATLKTYAEKAQGDDLKLKYSQFGDAVLKGLQNGTVKEENLTDDQKKIWNDLSADQKNKFYALADQNILRNEYLTADAEEKAAVTRLNEATSTQNAAKADADAAGILKPDGSVDDTIVNAAPKAQAVTMTSTTNVDDIMAKIKEFVTTYNGFIKDLNDQTKETKYRDYTPLTSDQREEMSESEIKLWEEKAKSGLLRGDTLIREGISNMRSLVYQSNPSIDSKYNTLYNIGISTSKNYNDGGTLEIDEAKLRKALEEDPDAVEKLFKNSEGKKEDVIDGKTVDSRGYLEKLRESMKSFEITIEKKAGRSTMTDAQYSIGKNLVDTESRISTWKRKLEDIEARYWKQFTAMESAINKANSQSSLFAQG, from the coding sequence ATGGTAAATAGAATCGGTGGATTAGCATCCGGAATGGATATAGACTCGATAGTAAAAAAATTAATGAGTGCTGAGAAAGCACCGTTAAATAAGTTATATCAAAAGAAACAAACATATGAGTGGCAACGTGATGCGTATCGTAGCGTAAATACTAAGCTTAAAACATTCGATACTTACATTTCAGATAATCTAATATTAAAGAGCCTCATTTCTAAAACTGCAGCAAGTTCAAATTCTAATTTAGTCTCTGCTATTGCAACGGGAAGTGCTGCAGGATCACTTTCCATTGAAGGGGTATCACAATTAGCTACAGCAGGTCGGAAAGTCGGTGATCAAGTAAGTGCTGTAGGTTCAACAAAAATGGCTGATTTAGGAGCAACAGGAACGATTGAATTTAAAGCTATTCAAAACAATGGTCAATTAGCTAGTGAAGCAACAAAAATTGAAATCACTTCTGATATGACTGTAAATCAGTTTATTAATAAAGTGAATAATAGCAATGCAGGGATTAGTGCTGTATTTGAAAACGGCCGATTCTCATTTACTGCCAAGAACACTGGTGATGTTAAAGGCGATGAGGAAATTAAAGTTACAGGTGGAGTAGATATTTTCAATAAGTTAGGATTTGCTGACCCTAGTAAAGTCCAAACTACAGAAGGAAAAAATGCTATTTTTACAGTGAATGGTATAGCAACAGAACGAACAACTAATACGTTTAATATTTCGGGTTATAATGTTACGTTAAAAGAAACGTTCAACGGTGTTCAAACAATAGCAGATAAATATAAGGCTGCTGTGGAAGAATTTAAAAATGCTACAACTAATTTAGCAAATAAACAAGCAAACCTTGCAACTAAAAAAGGAGCCTATGGTGCGAGCGATATTAATAATTACACAACAGCACACAACCAGGCTTATACAGATGCTTTTGGTGGTTCTTTAACTTTTTCACAACAAGTGCAATATAATAAACTAGGAAGCGATTTTTGGAAAGGCTTAGCAAACGATGAAGCTAGTTTTATTAATGATAAATTATCTGCAGGTCAATCGGTCGAGGATATAAGGAAGGCAATAGATGAAAGTGGTATGAGTCCAGAGAAGATAGAAAAATTCCAATCTTTAACGGATGGTGAATTACAAGCTTTATCTTCTCTTGATACAACGCAACTAAAAGCATTTAAAACTCAAGCTGATTACGAACAGTATGGGATAATATTAAAAGACTTTGATCAAAATGCCATTGATGCACTAAAACGCTTCCCGTATAATGCTAATGATTCTATTGATAAAATTCATAAAGATATTGACGATAATACGGAATTTTCACAAGAAGTAAAAGATGCATTAAAATCATTAAGTAAAGATGATTTAACTAATTTAATTGCAACAGATTCAGCAACGTTAAAAACGTATGCGGAAAAAGCGCAAGGAGATGATTTAAAACTAAAGTATAGTCAATTTGGCGATGCTGTATTAAAAGGTTTACAAAATGGTACTGTAAAAGAAGAGAATTTAACAGATGACCAAAAAAAGATTTGGAATGACTTATCAGCTGATCAAAAAAATAAATTTTACGCACTTGCGGATCAAAATATTCTGCGAAACGAATATTTAACTGCAGATGCTGAAGAAAAAGCTGCTGTTACACGCTTAAATGAAGCTACTAGTACGCAAAATGCGGCCAAAGCAGATGCTGATGCAGCTGGTATTTTAAAACCAGATGGCAGTGTAGATGATACAATCGTAAATGCCGCACCAAAAGCACAAGCAGTGACGATGACATCAACAACAAATGTTGACGACATTATGGCTAAAATTAAAGAATTTGTCACTACTTATAATGGTTTTATAAAAGATTTAAATGATCAAACGAAAGAAACGAAATATCGTGATTATACGCCATTAACTAGTGATCAAAGAGAAGAAATGTCGGAAAGTGAAATTAAGCTTTGGGAAGAAAAAGCGAAGAGTGGCTTACTTCGAGGAGACACTCTTATTCGTGAAGGAATTTCAAATATGCGTTCATTAGTGTATCAATCTAATCCATCTATTGATTCTAAGTATAATACGCTTTATAATATTGGGATTTCTACTTCTAAAAATTATAATGATGGTGGCACATTAGAAATTGATGAAGCAAAATTACGAAAAGCTTTAGAAGAAGATCCAGATGCGGTTGAAAAGCTTTTTAAAAATAGTGAAGGTAAAAAAGAGGATGTAATAGATGGTAAAACAGTAGATTCACGTGGTTATTTAGAGAAGCTACGGGAGTCGATGAAATCTTTCGAAATTACTATCGAGAAAAAAGCTGGCCGCTCAACAATGACAGACGCTCAATATTCGATTGGGAAAAATTTAGTGGATACAGAAAGTCGAATTAGTACTTGGAAGCGAAAACTAGAAGATATCGAAGCTCGCTATTGGAAGCAATTCACAGCTATGGAGTCAGCGATTAATAAAGCCAATTCACAATCAAGCTTGTTCGCTCAAGGTTGA
- a CDS encoding flagellar protein FlaG, whose amino-acid sequence MRIAAQGQSTDVGTATSSTFSKKVGSEELPMTTVKSQSVVQSRELPTAEDQEISKDKLQNAVDTVNEFLQVNHNASKFVLHDGLDRYFVQVVNTQTEEVVKEIPPKKLLDAFYEMQKLLGMIVDEKI is encoded by the coding sequence ATGCGTATTGCAGCTCAAGGACAATCTACAGATGTAGGAACTGCAACTTCATCAACATTTTCTAAAAAAGTTGGTTCAGAGGAACTCCCGATGACAACTGTTAAATCGCAGTCGGTAGTGCAATCAAGAGAACTACCAACTGCCGAAGACCAAGAAATATCAAAAGACAAGCTGCAAAATGCGGTAGATACTGTAAATGAGTTTTTACAAGTAAATCATAATGCTTCTAAGTTTGTGTTACATGACGGTTTAGATCGTTATTTCGTACAGGTTGTTAATACCCAAACAGAAGAAGTTGTAAAAGAAATTCCGCCAAAAAAACTTTTAGATGCGTTTTATGAGATGCAAAAGTTATTAGGAATGATTGTAGACGAAAAAATATAA
- the fliB gene encoding flagellin lysine-N-methylase, with translation MRPILVPEYLEDFSCIGGACEDTCCAGWNITVDKKTYQNYRKVKHPEISEKLERYVKRNRKQQDDSSYAKLLLDENKNCHMMLEDGLCGIHKELGEQFLCNTCATYPRQFTKVGSFVEKSLTLSCPEAARVVLLREEGLGFIETEEPKDTRGLIGHELNLNKYPHFWDIRVFTIELMQNRTQPIEIRLIILGLFIQKIEQLKQNDLEQQLPKIMADYLNRLDNVEFIESLKNVEGNLNFQLNLARDLIRYRMSAGGVSSEKYLAILHQLLDGLLLDEDNNNEVQDMGQSIAKYQHSYQELYEPFMKKQGHILENYVVNYIFKNLFPFDYNTMFESYMMLIIHFTLIKLHIVGIAAKQQKLTQDMVIECIQQLVKTIEHHSSYLQGVRKGMEDSGYTTMGHMFVMISN, from the coding sequence ATGAGACCTATTTTGGTTCCTGAGTATTTAGAAGATTTTAGTTGTATTGGTGGAGCTTGTGAAGATACTTGTTGTGCTGGATGGAATATTACAGTAGATAAAAAGACATATCAAAATTATCGTAAAGTAAAGCATCCTGAAATTAGTGAGAAGCTAGAACGGTATGTGAAGCGGAATAGAAAACAGCAGGATGATTCGAGTTATGCAAAATTACTATTAGACGAAAATAAGAATTGTCATATGATGTTAGAGGATGGGCTATGTGGTATTCATAAAGAATTGGGAGAACAATTTTTATGTAATACTTGCGCTACTTATCCAAGACAATTTACAAAAGTAGGTTCCTTTGTCGAAAAAAGTTTAACCTTATCTTGCCCCGAGGCAGCTAGAGTCGTACTTTTGCGTGAGGAAGGTTTAGGTTTTATTGAGACTGAGGAGCCTAAAGATACACGTGGTTTGATTGGTCATGAACTAAATTTAAATAAATATCCACATTTTTGGGATATAAGAGTTTTTACTATTGAGCTGATGCAAAACCGTACACAACCTATTGAAATTCGATTAATCATTTTGGGTCTATTTATTCAAAAAATTGAGCAGTTAAAACAAAACGACTTAGAACAACAACTACCTAAAATTATGGCAGACTATTTAAATCGCTTAGATAACGTAGAATTTATTGAATCCTTGAAGAACGTCGAAGGGAACTTGAATTTTCAGCTGAATTTAGCTAGAGACTTAATACGTTATCGCATGTCTGCAGGAGGAGTGTCATCGGAAAAATATTTAGCTATTTTACATCAACTATTAGATGGACTATTATTAGACGAAGACAACAATAACGAAGTTCAGGACATGGGTCAATCGATTGCAAAATATCAACATAGCTATCAAGAATTGTATGAACCATTTATGAAAAAGCAAGGCCATATACTTGAAAATTATGTTGTTAACTATATATTTAAAAATCTTTTTCCATTTGATTATAATACAATGTTCGAGAGCTATATGATGCTTATTATTCACTTTACACTCATTAAATTACATATTGTTGGTATTGCAGCAAAACAGCAAAAATTAACTCAAGACATGGTAATTGAATGTATACAGCAATTAGTAAAAACCATTGAACATCACTCTTCATATTTACAAGGTGTTCGTAAAGGAATGGAAGATTCTGGATACACTACAATGGGCCATATGTTTGTAATGATCAGTAATTAA
- a CDS encoding SDR family oxidoreductase: MKKQFIKLFDLSGKTAIVTGGAGILGSHFCMGLADAGANVAVVDINIEKANELARTIEKDYGVKTLAVYCDLTSEQSVKEMVDSVVSEFKTIDILHNNAAGKSSNLEAFFAPFEEYELNQWKEIMSTNLDGMFLVAKYVGKVMKQQKNGGSIIQTASIYGVLAPDNRIYEGSFYLDRQINTPAIYSASKGGVVALTKYLSTYWAKDKIRVNTITPGGVESGQNEIFKQNYSNRIPLGRMAQADEMVGALIYLASDASSYVTGQNIMIDGGLSSW; this comes from the coding sequence ATGAAAAAGCAATTTATAAAATTATTTGATTTAAGTGGAAAAACTGCTATTGTAACAGGCGGTGCAGGCATTTTAGGTAGCCATTTTTGTATGGGATTGGCTGATGCAGGTGCTAATGTAGCAGTAGTTGATATTAATATTGAAAAGGCGAATGAACTTGCACGTACAATTGAAAAAGATTATGGAGTAAAAACACTAGCGGTTTATTGCGATTTGACATCTGAACAATCAGTAAAAGAAATGGTTGATAGTGTCGTATCGGAGTTTAAGACAATCGATATTCTTCATAATAATGCAGCTGGAAAATCTAGTAACTTAGAAGCCTTTTTTGCCCCATTTGAAGAATATGAATTGAACCAATGGAAAGAAATTATGAGCACGAATTTAGATGGGATGTTCCTTGTAGCTAAATATGTAGGAAAAGTAATGAAACAACAAAAAAATGGTGGTTCTATCATTCAAACTGCTTCTATTTATGGTGTACTTGCTCCAGATAATCGTATTTATGAAGGTTCTTTTTATTTAGATCGTCAAATTAATACACCAGCAATTTATTCAGCATCCAAAGGAGGCGTAGTTGCATTAACTAAATATCTTTCCACCTATTGGGCGAAAGATAAAATACGTGTAAATACAATCACCCCTGGTGGAGTGGAAAGTGGACAAAATGAAATATTCAAACAAAATTATTCAAATCGTATTCCGTTAGGTCGAATGGCTCAAGCCGACGAAATGGTTGGAGCGTTAATTTATTTAGCTTCAGATGCTTCAAGTTATGTAACAGGACAAAACATTATGATTGATGGTGGATTAAGCTCTTGGTAA
- a CDS encoding Gfo/Idh/MocA family oxidoreductase, with product MKKIGLLGLTEGNGHPYSWGAILNGYDESAFKNANWDVIYNYIKKRDISEFKFNNIKVTHVWTQDKYLSENLKQAICAEKVIENYKEMIGEVDAVIIARDDYEHHLEMAKPFLEAGIKVLIDKPLTMELSDLLYFKEYLYKGQLMSVAGLRFAIELDETKANIKSFGELKFIQSTVINDWEKYGIHIIDGVLGLLNQKPKSIQYINSSTEMYVVSFESGLVWTINILGNAPKTFNIQIWGESKRANIEVEDNFSMFRRMLFRFTKLVETNEILYNPENTLISIILLIAGKMSKEENKKIVLDDLYKHLGIEGY from the coding sequence ATGAAAAAGATAGGTTTGCTAGGCTTAACAGAAGGTAATGGTCATCCTTATTCTTGGGGTGCTATTCTTAATGGATACGATGAATCAGCATTTAAAAATGCAAATTGGGATGTAATTTATAATTATATTAAGAAAAGAGATATTTCTGAATTCAAGTTTAATAATATTAAAGTTACACATGTTTGGACTCAGGACAAATATTTAAGTGAAAATTTAAAACAAGCGATTTGTGCAGAAAAGGTAATAGAAAATTATAAAGAGATGATTGGAGAAGTTGATGCGGTAATTATTGCAAGGGATGATTATGAGCATCATTTAGAAATGGCAAAGCCTTTCTTAGAAGCTGGGATAAAAGTTTTAATAGATAAACCACTTACAATGGAATTATCAGATTTATTATATTTTAAAGAATATCTTTATAAAGGTCAGTTAATGTCTGTAGCAGGATTGCGATTTGCAATCGAATTAGATGAAACTAAGGCTAATATAAAATCATTCGGAGAATTAAAATTTATTCAGTCAACAGTAATTAACGATTGGGAAAAATACGGTATACATATAATTGATGGAGTATTAGGATTATTAAATCAAAAACCTAAATCTATTCAATATATTAATAGTAGTACTGAAATGTATGTCGTAAGCTTTGAAAGTGGCTTGGTTTGGACTATTAATATTCTTGGAAATGCACCTAAAACGTTTAATATACAGATTTGGGGAGAATCGAAAAGAGCAAATATTGAAGTAGAAGATAATTTTTCAATGTTTAGACGTATGTTATTTAGATTTACTAAGTTGGTAGAAACAAATGAGATTCTTTATAATCCCGAAAATACACTTATTTCAATTATTCTACTGATAGCTGGGAAAATGTCGAAAGAAGAGAATAAAAAAATAGTTTTGGATGATTTGTATAAACATTTAGGAATAGAAGGTTATTAA
- a CDS encoding SDR family NAD(P)-dependent oxidoreductase, translating to MGKNKILITGANSGVGASLVSFLSERYDVIALARNTEEIIEKDNVFKYKVDLIEEKELDNLLDQIVEEQGYIPYLINNAGIMHQSKIENLSLTDLEYSIKVNAYAPLQIMNKLLPLMKLNNYGRIINLTSGAPLNCMEGFAAYSASKAALNAITETASKEYKDYNIKINLMSPGPCKTKMAPNGVMDPSVCHPTVDYLLNLDEQTITEGLYWLGYQIPLKPELSGIEWLKGTADERYKKIL from the coding sequence ATGGGGAAAAATAAAATTTTAATTACTGGGGCTAACAGTGGTGTTGGAGCATCCTTAGTCTCATTCTTATCAGAAAGATATGATGTTATAGCTTTAGCTAGAAATACTGAAGAGATTATAGAGAAAGATAATGTTTTTAAATATAAAGTGGATTTAATAGAAGAAAAAGAATTAGACAATCTATTAGACCAAATAGTTGAAGAGCAAGGGTATATACCTTATTTAATTAATAATGCCGGTATTATGCATCAATCTAAAATTGAAAATTTAAGTCTTACGGATTTAGAGTATTCTATTAAAGTAAATGCATATGCCCCACTTCAAATAATGAATAAACTTTTGCCATTAATGAAGTTAAACAATTATGGAAGAATTATTAATCTTACTTCAGGTGCACCTTTAAATTGTATGGAAGGCTTTGCAGCCTATAGTGCTTCAAAAGCAGCGTTAAATGCAATTACTGAAACTGCTTCAAAGGAGTACAAGGATTATAATATTAAAATTAATTTGATGAGTCCAGGACCTTGTAAAACTAAAATGGCGCCTAATGGTGTAATGGATCCGTCAGTATGTCATCCAACTGTAGATTATTTACTTAATTTAGATGAACAAACGATAACAGAAGGATTATATTGGTTAGGATATCAAATTCCACTTAAACCTGAACTTAGTGGAATTGAGTGGTTAAAAGGTACTGCAGATGAAAGGTATAAAAAAATATTATGA
- a CDS encoding acylneuraminate cytidylyltransferase family protein: MINGKKIIALIPARGGSKSIPKKNIALLGGKPLIAWSIEVAKSIDFIDEILVSTDCKEIAEVANNFGAKVQERPSELASDSSLVIDTVRYVLSNMENDLNDDDYLLLLEPTCPLRSDQDIRSCINLIETEQLDSVATYKEAELNPHRAWKIADNKPMSFIDGVNPWLPRQELPKSYQLNGAIYLTKVGIIDENTVGLMNGSIGAIVMPKERSIDIDHPIDLLVAEVVINGEK, encoded by the coding sequence GTGATAAATGGAAAAAAAATAATTGCTTTAATTCCAGCAAGAGGTGGAAGCAAATCAATACCAAAAAAAAATATAGCATTGTTAGGTGGTAAACCATTAATTGCCTGGTCAATCGAAGTAGCTAAATCAATTGATTTTATAGATGAAATATTAGTCTCTACAGACTGCAAAGAAATAGCAGAGGTTGCAAATAATTTTGGTGCAAAGGTACAAGAAAGACCGAGTGAATTAGCAAGCGATAGCTCTTTAGTAATTGATACAGTTCGATATGTCCTAAGTAATATGGAAAATGATTTAAATGATGACGATTATTTGTTGCTATTAGAACCAACATGCCCTTTACGTTCTGACCAAGATATAAGATCCTGTATAAACCTAATTGAAACGGAACAGTTAGATTCAGTTGCTACATATAAAGAGGCGGAGTTAAATCCTCATAGAGCTTGGAAAATCGCTGATAATAAACCAATGAGTTTTATAGACGGTGTAAATCCGTGGTTACCAAGACAGGAATTACCGAAGTCTTATCAATTAAATGGAGCAATTTATCTTACAAAAGTAGGAATAATTGATGAAAATACTGTTGGTTTAATGAATGGAAGCATAGGGGCAATTGTTATGCCGAAAGAGCGTTCTATTGATATCGATCATCCAATAGATTTACTTGTAGCGGAGGTAGTAATAAATGGGGAAAAATAA
- a CDS encoding nucleotidyltransferase family protein, whose protein sequence is MKHWQKTLVNQNHTLLDTMKIIDNSSLQFAVVVDEEQHLLGTVTDGDIRRGILRGEGLDVKITSIMNPNPISAGSGQKYHKYKQLMKSKMLKQLPIVDDNNKIINILFADNIETSLNKNTVVLMLGGLGTRLRPLTNDTPKPMLRVGNKPILETIIEGFKQYGYTNFIFSVNYKKEIIQDYFQNGEAFDVTIEYIEEDKKMGTAGALSLLKNRPEKPFFVMNGDLLTQINFDQLMQFHIEQDSVATMCVREYEYQIPYGVIETVGTDLVTIKEKPIHRSFVNAGIYVLSPDVFSYIPNDEFFDMPTLFQRLVEEGMKTTVFPIHEYWLDIGQIGDFERANNEIGGISK, encoded by the coding sequence ATGAAACATTGGCAAAAAACATTAGTTAATCAAAATCATACTTTACTAGATACAATGAAAATTATTGATAATTCCTCTTTGCAATTTGCAGTAGTTGTAGATGAAGAACAACATTTGCTTGGGACTGTTACAGATGGAGACATACGCCGAGGTATTTTACGAGGTGAGGGACTGGATGTGAAAATTACATCCATTATGAACCCAAATCCAATAAGCGCAGGAAGTGGTCAAAAATATCACAAATATAAGCAACTAATGAAATCGAAAATGCTTAAGCAGTTACCTATAGTAGATGATAATAATAAAATTATAAATATACTTTTTGCGGATAATATTGAAACTTCATTAAATAAGAACACAGTTGTATTAATGCTAGGCGGGTTAGGTACAAGGCTGAGACCATTAACAAATGATACACCAAAACCAATGCTTAGAGTTGGTAATAAGCCAATTTTAGAAACAATTATAGAAGGTTTTAAGCAATATGGCTATACTAATTTTATTTTTTCAGTCAATTATAAAAAAGAGATAATTCAGGACTATTTTCAAAATGGTGAAGCATTTGATGTAACGATTGAATATATCGAGGAAGACAAGAAAATGGGAACTGCTGGAGCACTTTCGTTACTGAAAAATAGACCGGAAAAACCATTCTTCGTGATGAATGGTGACTTATTAACACAGATTAATTTTGATCAACTTATGCAATTTCATATAGAACAAGATTCTGTTGCCACGATGTGTGTAAGAGAATATGAATATCAAATTCCTTATGGTGTTATTGAAACAGTTGGAACAGATTTAGTGACTATAAAGGAGAAACCTATTCATCGTAGCTTTGTTAATGCTGGTATTTATGTATTAAGCCCGGATGTTTTTAGTTACATACCAAATGATGAATTTTTTGATATGCCTACATTGTTTCAGCGATTGGTAGAAGAAGGGATGAAAACAACGGTTTTTCCAATCCATGAATATTGGTTAGATATTGGACAAATAGGCGATTTTGAAAGAGCGAATAATGAAATAGGAGGAATCTCTAAGTGA
- a CDS encoding acetyltransferase, with amino-acid sequence MNKPIIMIGNGGHASVLTEILLAQKEMITGFTAPTLEENAFGLSYLGSDDVIEDYNPSDIELVLAIGTIKPSPLREKIFNTFTRKKYHFKSVIHPSAIIAPSVHFGQGVQIMAGTIIQTNTTVADNSIINTGALIDHDCQIGSHIHIAPGTKISGSVHIEKGTHVGTGATIIQGIHIGSNCLIGAGAVVVNNIANGIKAVGVPAKEV; translated from the coding sequence ATGAATAAGCCGATTATTATGATTGGGAATGGAGGGCATGCCTCCGTATTAACTGAAATTTTATTAGCACAGAAGGAAATGATTACCGGATTTACTGCACCTACTTTAGAAGAGAATGCATTTGGTTTATCTTATTTAGGATCTGATGATGTAATAGAAGACTATAATCCATCTGACATTGAACTAGTACTCGCTATAGGGACAATTAAACCGTCACCATTACGAGAAAAAATTTTTAATACATTTACACGAAAGAAGTATCATTTTAAATCTGTAATCCATCCTTCAGCCATTATTGCGCCTTCCGTTCATTTCGGACAAGGAGTACAAATAATGGCTGGAACTATTATTCAAACGAATACAACAGTTGCCGATAATAGTATTATAAACACTGGTGCGCTGATTGATCATGATTGTCAAATAGGTTCCCATATACATATTGCACCGGGCACTAAAATATCGGGTAGTGTTCATATAGAAAAAGGCACACATGTCGGAACAGGTGCAACAATTATCCAAGGCATTCATATAGGATCAAATTGTTTAATTGGTGCAGGAGCTGTTGTGGTTAATAATATTGCAAATGGCATAAAAGCAGTTGGCGTACCTGCAAAGGAAGTGTAA
- the neuB gene encoding N-acetylneuraminate synthase, with protein MKTYIIAEAGVNHNGSLEMAKELVQVAKEAGADAVKFQTFKAENLVTKQAQQAAYQVENLGEASSQFAMLKKLELTYEEFIELQSFCHLEQIEFLSTPFDFESVDFLLDKLNISIAKIPSGELTNAPFIHYIATKQKPMILSTGMATVEEIHEALAFIAYGLVKSKEPVTIERVNNFYATEEAKEVLKKYVTLLHCTTQYPAPMDSINLNAMTEMQKSFHLSIGLSDHSEGINIPVAAVSFGAKVVEKHFTLDKTLEGPDHIASLNPTELKSMIKGIRDVELALGDGIKKPNSVEIKNRIPVRKSLVAKTPINVGEVFTTDNLTVKRPGDGMQPSKYWSLIGKIASKSYEEDELIDE; from the coding sequence ATGAAAACTTACATTATAGCTGAAGCAGGCGTTAATCATAATGGATCATTAGAAATGGCAAAAGAACTTGTCCAAGTTGCGAAAGAAGCTGGAGCTGACGCGGTAAAATTTCAAACATTTAAAGCGGAAAATTTAGTGACAAAGCAAGCACAGCAAGCAGCTTATCAAGTTGAAAATTTAGGTGAGGCTTCATCTCAATTTGCGATGTTGAAAAAGCTAGAATTAACTTATGAGGAATTTATTGAATTGCAATCATTTTGTCATTTAGAGCAAATAGAATTTCTATCGACACCTTTTGACTTTGAAAGTGTCGATTTTTTGCTAGATAAATTGAACATATCGATAGCTAAAATTCCTTCTGGAGAATTAACAAATGCTCCATTTATTCATTATATTGCAACAAAACAAAAACCAATGATTTTATCTACTGGAATGGCAACAGTTGAGGAAATACATGAGGCATTAGCATTTATAGCTTATGGTTTAGTAAAATCGAAGGAACCTGTTACGATAGAGCGCGTAAATAATTTTTATGCTACTGAAGAAGCGAAAGAAGTGTTAAAAAAGTATGTAACCTTGTTACATTGTACAACGCAGTATCCAGCACCTATGGACTCTATTAATTTAAATGCAATGACTGAAATGCAGAAGAGCTTCCACTTATCGATTGGTTTATCAGACCACTCAGAAGGTATCAATATACCCGTTGCAGCTGTTAGCTTTGGAGCAAAAGTGGTAGAAAAGCACTTTACTTTGGATAAAACACTAGAAGGTCCTGATCATATTGCCTCCTTAAATCCAACAGAGTTAAAGTCCATGATAAAAGGAATTAGAGATGTAGAGCTGGCACTGGGGGATGGAATTAAAAAACCTAACTCAGTAGAGATTAAAAATCGGATTCCTGTCAGAAAAAGCCTTGTTGCTAAAACTCCTATAAATGTAGGTGAGGTATTTACTACTGATAATTTAACTGTAAAAAGACCTGGAGATGGTATGCAACCTTCTAAATACTGGTCTCTCATCGGTAAAATTGCTTCAAAATCATACGAAGAGGATGAGTTAATCGATGAATAA